One region of Ornithorhynchus anatinus isolate Pmale09 chromosome X5, mOrnAna1.pri.v4, whole genome shotgun sequence genomic DNA includes:
- the VARS1 gene encoding valine--tRNA ligase: protein MSVLYVSPHPESFPSLRALIAARFGGTEPRVCPRPPPAGPRFPLPGLPALELGPELGVSGGSAVARLLWPDGLGGPGGGRAATLVQQWVNYADGELVPAACAATLPALGLARPGGDSQAAIAALGRALAPLEDHLRLRTFLVGEDPTLADLAAATALLLPFKYVLDPKARSSLPNVTRWFLACVHQPQFQAVLGEVGLCPGIRPLPAPLPQPGAGGPQAPAPPKTAAQLKKEAKKREKLEKFQQKQEKNRQQQPPPGEKKPKAEKKEKRDPGVITYDLPTRPGDKKDVSGPMPDSYSPQYVEAAWYPWWESQGFFKPEYGRSSVAEPNPRGVFMMCIPPPNVTGSLHLGHALTNAIQDALTRWHRMRGETTLWNPGCDHAGIATQVVVEKKLWRERGLSRHQVGREAFLREVWKWKDEKGDRIYHQLKKLGSSLDWDRACFTMDPKLSRAVTEAFVRLHDTGVIYRSTRLVNWSCSLNSAISDIEVEKKELSGRTLLSVPGYKDKVQFGVLISFAYKVAGSDSDEEVVVATTRIETMLGDTAVAVHPKDPRYQHLRGKSVLHPFVQRTLPVVFDDFVDMEFGTGAVKITPAHDQNDYEVGQRHRLAAVTIMDHKGNLINVPPPFLGLPRFEARKVVLEALKERGLFRAIEDNPMVVPVCTRSKDVVEPLLKPQWYVRCEDMARAASAAVAHGDLRILPEAHVRTWNAWMDNIRDWCISRQLWWGHRIPAYFVTVDDPSVPPGQDPDGRYWVSGRSEQEAREKAAQQFGVAPEKVVLRQDEDVLDTWFSSGIFPLSIFGWPEPTEDLAVFYPGTLLETGHDILFFWVARMVMLGLQLTGQLPFREVYLHAVIRDAHGRKMSKSLGNVIDPLDVISGVSLEGLHAQLANSNLDPAEMERAKAGQKADFPSGIPECGTDALRFGLCAYTAQGRDINLDVSRILGYRHFCNKLWNATKFALRGLGGDFRPAPSPQPTGAQSLADRWILSRLAEAVGQSHRGFRDYDFPAVTTAQYSFWVYELCDVYLECVKPVLAAGAEDSGTPAETTETRAAEAVRQTLYTCLDVALRLLSPFMPFVTEELFQRLPRRGPNDPPSLCVTPYPDPDLCSWKDAEAESTFELVLSISRAVRSLRADYNLTRSRPDCFLEVTDETTRSRAARGCDYVRALASAGSVRLLPPGAAAPPGCAVGLASDCCSVHLLLQGLVDPVRELAKLQGRRAEVERGAGRLRERRAAPGYAAKVPPQVREADAAKLLQAESELRTVDQAIAVFQKMV from the exons ATGTCCGTGCTGTACGTGTCCCCGCACCCGGAGTCCTTCCCCAGCCTCCGGGCCCTCATCGCCGCCCGCTTTGGGGGCACCGAGCCCCGCGTCTGCCCGCGGCCGCCACCCGCCGGCCCGCGCTTCCCCTTGCCCGGCCTGCCGGCCCTGGAGCTGGGCCCGGAGCTGGGCGTGAGCGGGGGGTCTGCCGTGGCCCGACTGCTGTGGCCCGACGGCCTcggggggcccggcggcgggcgggccgcTACTCTGGTCCAGCAGTGGGTCAACTATGCCGACGGGGAGCTGGTGCCCGCCGCCTGCGCCGCCACCCTGCCCGCTCTGGGGCTGGCCCGGCCCGGAGGAGACTCCCAG GCCGCGATTGCCGCCCTGGGCCGGGCGCTGGCCCCACTGGAGGACCATCTACGGCTGCGCACCTTCCTGGTCGGAGAGGACCCGACGCTGGCAGACCTGGCCGCCGCCACTGCCCTGCTGCTGCCCTTCAAATAC GTCCTGGACCCCAAGGCGCGCTCGTCCCTGCCCAACGTGACCCGCTGGTTCCTGGCGTGCGTCCACCAGCCCCAGTTCCAGGCGGTGCTGGGGGAGGTGGGTCTCTGCCCGGGaatccggcccctccccgccccgctgccCCAGCCGGGGGCTGGAG GCCCCCAGGCCCCCGCGCCCCCGAAGACGGCCGCGCAGCTGAAAAAGGAGGCcaagaagagggagaaactggagaagtTTCAGCAGAAACAGGAGAAGAACCGCCAGCAGCAGCCACCcccgggggag AAGAAGCCCAAGGCCGAGAAGAAAGAGAAGCGTGACCCCGGGGTCATCACCTATGACCTCCCAACCCGGCCGGGGGACAAGAAAG ATGTCAGCGGGCCGATGCCCGACTCGTACAGCCCCCAGTACGTGGAGGCCGCCTGGTACCCCTGGTGGGAGAGTCAGGGCTTCTTCAAGCCTGAGTACGGA CGGTCCAGCGTGGCGGAGCCGAACCCCCGCGGCGTGTTCATGATGTGCATCCCGCCGCCCAACGTCACGGGCTCACTGCACCTCGGCCACGCCCTCACCAACGCCATCCAGGACGCGCTCACGCGCTG GCACCGGATGCGCGGGGAGACGACGCTGTGGAACCCCGGCTGCGACCACGCGGGAATCGCCACCCAGGTGGTGGTGGAGAAGAAGCTGTGGAGGGAGCGCGGACTCAGCCGCCACCAGGTCGGGCGCGAGGCCTTCCTGCGCGAGGTCTGGAAGTGGAAGGACGA GAAAGGGGACCGCATCTACCATCAGCTGAAGAAACTGGGAAGCTCTCTGGACTGGGACCGTGCCTGCTTCACCATGGACCCT AAACTGTCACGGGCAGTGACGGAGGCCTTTGTCCGCCTGCACGACACCGGCGTCATCTACCGCAGCACACGCCTCGTCAACTGGTCCTGCAGCCTCAACTCCGCCATCTCCGACATTGAG GTAGAGAAAAAGGAACTGAGTGGCCGCACGCTACTTTCCGTGCCCGGCTACAAGGACAAGGTCCAGTTTGGGGTCCTCATCTCCTTCGCCTACAAGGTCGCCGGCTCAG ACAGCGacgaggaggtggtggtggccaCGACACGGATCGAGACCATGTTGGGCGACACGGCCGTCGCCGTCCACCCCAAGGACCCCAGATACCAG CACCTGCGGGGCAAGTCCGTGCTGCACCCCTTCGTCCAGCGCACCCTGCCCGTCGTCTTCGACGATTTCGTGGACATGGAGTTCGGCACAG GTGCGGTGAAGATCACCCCGGCCCACGACCAGAACGACTACGAGGTTGGGCAGCGGCACCGGCTGGCGGCCGTGACCATCATGGACCACAAAGGGAACCTCATCAACGTGCCTCCCCCTTTCCTG GGGCTGCCACGGTTTGAGGCCCGCAAGGTGGTGCTGGAGGCGCTCAAGGAGCGCGGACTCTTCCGGGCCATTGAGGACAACCCCATGGTGGTCCCCGTCTGCAC CCGGTCGAAGGACGTGGTGGAGCCCCTGCTGAAGCCGCAGTGGTACGTGCGGTGCGAGGACATGGCGCGGGCCGCTTCCGCCGCCGTGGCCCACGGGGACCTGCGCATCCTGCCCGAGGCCCACGTCCGCACTTGGAACGCTTGGATGGACAACATCCG GGACTGGTGCATCTCACGGCAGCTATGGTGGGGCCACCGCATCCCGGCGTACTTCGTGACCGTTGACGACCCCAGTGTCCCACCCGGGCAG gaccCGGACGGACGTTACTGGGTGAGCGGGCGCAGCGAGCAGGAAGCGAGGGAGAAGGCGGCCCAGCAGTTCGGAGTCGCCCCGGAGAAGGTCGTCCTCCGGCAGG ACGAAGACGTCTTGGACACCTGGTTCTCCTCCggcatctttcccctctccatctttgGCTGGCCCGAGCCG ACGGAGGACCTGGCCGTGTTCTACCCCGGGACCCTGCTGGAGACCGGCCACGACATCCTCTTCTTCTGGGTGGCCCGCATGGTCATGCTCGGCCTGCAGCTAACCGGACAGCTGCCCTTCCGAGAg GTATACCTCCATGCTGTCATCCGCGACGCTCACGGACGGAAGATGAGCAAATCCCTGGGCAACGTCATCGACCCTCTAGACGTCATCTCCGGCGTCTCCCTCGAG GGCCTTCACGCCCAGCTCGCCAACAGCAACCTGGATCCCGCCGAGATGGAGCGAGCCAAGGCGGGGCAG AAAGCGGATTTTCCATCCGGGATCCCCGAGTGCGGCACCGACGCCCTCCGCTTCGGTCTGTGCGCCTACACGGCCCAAG gccgagACATCAACCTGGACGTGAGCCGGATCCTGGGTTACCGCCACTTCTGCAACAAGCTCTGGAACGCCACCAAGTTCGCCCTGCGCGGGCTGGGTGGGGACTtccggccggccccctccccacag cccaccggGGCGCAGAGCCTGGCCGACCGCTGGATCCTCAGCCGGCTGGCGGAGGCCGTGGGGCAGAGCCACCGGGGCTTCCGGGACTACGACTTCCCCGCCGTCACCACCGCTCAGTACAGCTTCTGGGTCTACGAGCTGTGCGACGTCTACCTG GAATGTGTGAAGCCGGTGCTGGCGGCCGGGGCGGAGGACAGCGGGACGCCGGCGGAGACGACGGAGACGAGGGCGGCGGAGGCGGTCCGGCAGACGCTCTACACCTGCCTGGACGTGGCGCTGCGCTTGCTGAGCCCCTTCATGCCCTTCGTGACGGAGGAGCTGTTCCAGCGTCTGCCCCGCCGTGGCCCCAACGACCCCCCCAGCCTCTGCGTCACCCCCTACCCCGACCCCGACCTG TGCTCCTGGAAGGACGCCGAGGCCGAAAGCACCTTCGAGCTGGTCCTGAGCATCTCGCGGGCCGTCCGCTCCCTCCGCGCCGACTACAACCTCACACGCAGCCGTCCCGACT GCTTCCTGGAAGTGACGGACGAGACGACGCGCAGCCGGGCGGCCCGGGGGTGCGACTACGTGCGGGCCCTGGCGAGCGCGGGGTCGGTGCGGTTGCTGCCCCCCGGGGCCGCGGCCCCCCCGGGCTGCGCCGTGGGCCTGGCCTCGGACTGCTGCTCCGTCCACCTGCTGCTGCAGGGGCTGGTGGACCCCGTCCGGGAGCTGGCCAAACTGCAGGGCCGGCGCGCCGAGGTggagcgcggggccgggaggctgCGGGAGCGGAGGGCCGCCCCCGGCTACGCGGCCAAGGTGCCCCCACAGGTGCGCGAGGCCGACGCTGCCAAG CTGCTGCAGGCGGAGTCGGAGCTGAGGACGGTGGACCAGGCCATCGCCGTGTTCCAGAAGATGGTGTGa
- the VWA7 gene encoding von Willebrand factor A domain-containing protein 7, whose product MPGPGFPRALPRLLPRLLFLLVFPAGSGGFFPNIWSLVAAPGSLSHQDLTEEAALNVTLQLFLDRPRPGVPPIAAQDFQGRTLLADELFAAYFGAGAPSRRFRAAVAEVSWANAAQDFLQATRLDPVLHFDAERLGPGRAWLLRTLDEVLAATRTLDFPLARRRLGALLHALQDFYSHSNWVELGEDRPHPDLLRTRPELRNLAQAGDETCSDCDSLTCPGNLLGSRLLTSGYFGVDPPKPPGKCSHGGQFDQSSSQHPRGGINKDSSSWLFSPHHALHPAAAHLAQEASIQALTMLRGRLGDGDFSRLLDITPASGLTFVLDTTGSMGEEINAAKVQARSIIDQRRGGPLEPSHYILVPFHDPGYGPVFQTSDPDVFWKHLNELDALGGGDEPEMCLSALELALLHTPPFSDIYVFTDASPKDVHLSNRVEALSQERHCRVTFLVTEDPSRWGARTRRELLPPERFDPYVALAAASGGEVIFTQDQHIRDVAGSVVGDGAADVVTLLQVRTLGVSGTPGTPLSFWVDRLVREVMIRVYGELSGFRLRDPTGVCQTEAEGPGPLAHTRRFGQFWAAALLDPPRPGAWGLEVTATGNYGVRVQAHTTLDFLFYFGAPMEDGPHPGIYPLSQPVTGLPAVLLVEVAGAEPGPGAPNLTHAVLRGPGGAELGRVPLSPAGSPRRDLLSGPLPPTLPSHEPFSLELVGRDGGGQALRRVAPQRLFVAPVLVELSPAGPPGPAARLLLCVSSFSGPRELLLTAAADRGFAVRSNLSRVHLGKNETAWGELSLRPPGSVAPDSVVTVTVTVSVGAGPSPPIHAFLQLLVQPPERVRCPPLHPGSASGSGRPQRLPFPLRPHRRRVGRVGRLTSATSPPDPSCLLPAPPTPQDASRGHTSVPEAAASPVQGGPPPEPSVGAGGEPGVGLSGAGEAAGGGPLGPLVWLGVALGCLGGPL is encoded by the exons ATGCCCGGCCCTGGGttcccccgggccctgccccggcTTCTGCCCCGGCTCCTCTTCCTACTCGTGTTTCCCGCCGGCTCTGGCGGCTTCTTCCCGAACATCTGGAGCCTGGTGGCGGCCCCGGGCTCCCTGAGCCACCAGGACCTGACGGAGGAGGCCGCCCTCAACGTCACCCTGCAGCTCTTCCtggaccggccccggcccggggtgcCCCCCATCGCGGCTCAGGACTTCCAG GGCCGGACACTTCTGGCCGACGAGCTGTTCGCCGCCTACTTCGGAGCCGGCGCTCCGTCCCGCCGTTTCCGGGCAGCGGTGGCTGAGGTGTCGTGGGCCAACGCCGCTCAGGACTTCCTCCAGGCCACCCGCCTCGATCCCGTCCTCCATTTTGACGCGGAGCGGCTGGGCCCCGGCCGGGCCTGGCTCCTGAGGACGCTGGACGAGGTGCTGGCGGCCACGCGGACCCTCGACTTCCCCCTGGCCCGCCGGCGGCTCGGGGCCCTGCTCCACGCCCTCCAG GACTTCTACAGCCACAGTAACTGGGTGGAGCTGGGGGAAGATCGACCCCACCCGGATCTCCTGCGAACTAGACCCGAGCTCCGAAACCTGGCTCAGG CGGGGGATGAGACCTGCTCGGATTGCGACAGCCTAACCTGTCCTGGGAACCTGCTGGGCTCCAGGCTCCTCACTTCGGGCTACTTCGGAGTCGACCCCCCGAAACCGCCAG GGAAGTGCAGCCATGGGGGCCAGTTTGACCAGAGCAGCTCCCAGCATCCCCGCGGAGGCATCAACAAGGACAGCAGCTCTtggctcttctccccccaccacgcCCTGCACCCCGCGGCCGCCCACCTGGCCCAGGAGGCTTCCATCCAGGCCCTGACCATGCTCCGGGGTCGCTTGGGAGATGGGGACTTCTCCAG gCTCCTGGACATCACCCCGGCCAGCGGCCTAACCTTCGTGTTGGACACCACGGGGTCCATGGGGGAGGAGATCAACGCGGCGAAGGTCCAGGCCCGGAGCATCATTGACCAGCGTCGAGGGGGGCCTCTGGAGCCCTCGCATTACATCCTCGTGCCCTTCCACGACCCCG GATACGGCCCGGTCTTCCAGACCAGCGACCCCGATGTCTTCTGGAAGCATCTCAACGAGCTCGATGCCCTGGGAGGCGGAGACGAGCCGGAGATGTGTCTCTCAGCTCTCGAG CTGGCCCTGCTGCACACGCCCCCGTTCTCCGACATCTACGTCTTCACCGACGCCTCCCCCAAGGACGTCCACCTCAGCAACCGCGTGGAGGCCCTGAGCCAGGAGCGGCACTGTAGG GTGACGTTCCTGGTGACGGAGGACCCGTCGAGGTGGGGGGCCCGCACCCGCCGGGAGCTCCTGCCCCCCGAGAGGTTCGACCCGTACGTGGCGCTGGCGGCGGCCTCGGGAGGCGAGGTCATCTTCACCCAGGATCAGCACATCAGGGACGTGGCGGGCAGCGTCGTGGGGGACGGCGCCGCGGACGTG GTGACCCTCCTCCAAGTCCGGACTCTGGGGGTGTCGGGGACCCCAGGGACCCCCCTCAGCTTCTGGGTGGACAGGCTGGTCAGGGAGGTCATGATCCGAGTCTACGGGGAGCTCAGCGGTTTCCGCCTGCGGGACCCCACGG GGGTCTGTCAGACGGAGGCGGAGGGCCCGGGCCCCCTGGCTCACACCCGCCGCTTTGGCCAGTTCTGGGCGGCCGCACTGCTGGACCCGCCGCGGCCCGGCGCCTGGGGGCTGGAGGTGACCGCCACGGGGAACTACGGCGTCAGGGTCCAGG CCCACACGACCCTGGATTTCCTCTTCTACTTCGGGGCCCCGATGGAGGACGGGCCTCACCCCGGCATCTACCCCCTCAGCCAGCCCGTCACCG GTCTCCCTGCAGTGCTGCTGGTGGAGGTggcgggggcagagccgggcccgggggctcccAACCTGACCCACGCCGTcctgcggggccccgggggcgccgAGCTGGGCCGAGTGCCCCTGAGCCCGGCCGGGAGCCCGCGCCGCGACCTGCTGTCCGGCccgctccccccgaccctcccctcccacgAGCCCTTCTCTCTGGAGCTGGTgggccgggacgggggcgggCAGGCCCTGCGGCGAGTGGCCCCCCAGCGGCTCTTCGTGGCCCCcgtcctggtggag CtgagccccgccggccccccgggccccgccgcccgcctacTGCTCTGCGTCTCCAGCTTCTCCGGCCCCCGGGAGCTGCTCCTCACGGCTGCCGCCGACCGCGGCTTCGCCGTCCGCTCCAACCTCTCCCG GGTCCATCTCGGGAAGAACGAGACGGCCTGGGGCGAGCTGAGCCTGCGGCCCCCCGGGTCGGTCGCCCCCGACTCAGTGGTGACGGTGACGGTGACCGTCTCTGTGGGGGCCGGGCCCTCGCCCCCCATCCACGCCTTCCTGCAGCTGCTGGTGCAGCCCCCCGAACGGGTGAGATGTCCCCCGCTTCATCCGGGCTCGGCCTCTGGTTCCGGTCGTCCACAacggctccccttccccctgcgcCCGCACCGGCGACGGGTGGGTCGGGTGGGCCGGCTGACCTCCGccacctctccccccgacccctcgtGTCTTCTgcctgcccccccaaccccccaggatGCTTCGCGGGGCCACACTTCCGTTCCAGAGGCAGCGGCTTCTCCGGTGCAAGGCGGGCCGCCCCCCGAGCCCagcgtgggggccgggggggagccggGCGTGGGGCtcagtggggcgggggaggctgcCGGGGGCGGCCCGCTGGGGCCCCTGGTGTGGCTGGGGGTAGCCCTCGGGTGTCTGGGGGGTCCGCTCTAG